Genomic window (Chryseobacterium sp. H1D6B):
TTACTCCTTTCTGGATAAGCCCGTTCAGCGCCATTGTACAGCACCACATAAAATTTCCTGCAGCATCATAATCGAAATCATCTTTCAATACTTTTGGAGCTGTTTCCTGTAAACTGATCAAAATACTTTCAGCAATTCTTTCCTGAAGATCTGCAGAAGAAGGAGCGGTCATATATTGTTCCAAAACATGTGTATAAGCATCTGTAAGTCCGTTGACGATCTGGTTTTTAGGAATAGATCTTACCACTTCAGGATCTAAAACCGAGAACTCAGGGAAAAGTCCCGGACCTCCGCTTGATAACTTTTCATTGGTTTCTCTTCTTGAGATTACGTACCCTGAATTCATTTCAGAACCTGTAGCCGGAAGCGTTAAAATAGATCCGAAAGGCATTCCTTCGCCCTCAAAAGTTCTTACGGGTTTTTTCAAAATCTCCCAAGGTTCGCCGTTATAGTTTGCTGCTGCAGAAAGGAATTTAGTTCCGTCAATTACAGAACCGCCTCCTACAGCCAGAAGATAGGTGATGTTTTTTTCTTTGATGAAACTTAAAGCATTCACTAAGATTTCATATTCAGGATTCGCAGGAACACCTCCGAATTCAAAAACTTCATGATTCGCAAGTGCCTCTTTCACTTGGTCGTAAACACCATTGTTCTTGATACTTCCGCCTCCGTAAATCATTAATATTTTAGCATCTGCCGGGATTTCTTTTGAAATTTTAGCGATTTCACCCTTCCCGAAAAGTATTTTTGTTGGATTTTTAAACTCGAAATTAAGCATTGTTCTTAAATTTATTATAGATCAAATTTACGCAATGCAATGTGAAAACTGAGTTAAGAAAGTTTTAAAATTCTTATGATGGTGTTTAGTTTAAACTATCAGAATTTACTATTTTAATCTATAGAAATATAGATATACACACGCTGTTATTCAGAACGAAATGAAGTGTAGTAAAGAATCTCAACTTAATATTCTTAATTGCTCCATTCCAACTTAATGGTTTAATTAAAATAGGTTAGGTTTTGAAATATACATTGAAATATATTGGTCATCAGTAGGAATACACAAAGTATTAGAAAGGAAATAATTAAAATAATTTTCATAATAATTATTTTTTCGAATGGAATTTTATACCATACTCAGATACCGTTTCAGTATTAGCTATTTTTATTCAAATATAATTTTATAGTATCCTTTTTCATCAGTTACATCAATACCTACGCCTTTAAACGTTAATTTATTAATCTGGTAACCATCACAGCCTCCCTTAAATTCTGACGACTGAATTGAAAAATTAAAATTTTTAACATTAGAATAAAAAGTATAATTTTTCGTCCCATTATAAGCGCCAACATTTTCTAGAATGACCTTATCGTCTGATGTTTTTGTCAGTTGTATTCCGGTTTGATTTTCTTCACTCACTGAAAAATTACTAAGAGTTCCATTTGTAATAAGATTCTCATTATCAGCATTAACGAATTCAAAAACTATAGGCTGAGGAGCATTATAGCAATCGTCTCCACAGGCTGTGAAAACGAAAGCCATTATAAGGAATATAAATATTTTTTTCATGAGATTAATTTCTGTGAAAGGTAAAATTAATCATTAATGTGCTATATGTAAAATTATAATAAACTTGAATTATTATAGCGGACCCTAAATATTTTTAGAATCTGTGCAAGCTGATAATCCGTAATATCAAAATCATCAATGGTAATTTCTATTTTTTCGTTGTTATAAAAAAAGTATAAATAATTAACTTCTGGTTGGTAATCATGCTTGGATTCACGACTAACTAAACGTTTGACAATAATTTTTTCAAGCTGGATTTCACTCCATAAATATCTTGAATTATCTTTTATCTGAATACCTTTTCCATTGATTGAAACCATGACTTTAGATATTTTTTTACTTTCTAAAATAATTTTTATAATAAAGTACCCCGTAAATGCTGCTAGCAATGCAAGTATAAACATCGTCATAAAATTGAATTTTATAATAATGCATGAAAGGAAAAATATTCCCAGAATCACAAAAATACTATAGATAGAAATGGCAATAATTCTTCCTGAACGTGAATACTTAACAAGAATTTCATCAGGAAGTGTATTCTCGTCATATCCAATATTGTTATTTTTGTGAATATTGTATTCTTTGTGAATAAAGACTCCATTGATAAATGCACCGATAAAAAAAATTATAGAAAGAAAAATGTTGTATTGCAATAAATAGATTCCTATGGATAAAGCTATTATTCCTAAAACTGCGTAAAAGAAAATTCCGAATTTCATGGTGTTAAAATTTCTTCATGATTATTACAAAAATAGATTTTTTAATTATTAGATTAGCTATGAATTATTGTTATAACTGATTATTTTTAAAGTGAAAATAGATTAATTTCAAACCAAAATCTTCTATATTTGTTATATGATACATGACCAGCGCGCAGAAAAATTCAGGCAGATTGTGGAAAATAAGTTCCAGATCTATAATTCATTATTTATGAGCCTGCCTTATGATAAAATGACTAATATAGGAATGCTTCTTCCGTTTCTTTATGAGGAAAGTAAGAACGGCTATGATGCCGGGAAAACGCCTGAGGAAATTGTAGAAGAATTCTTTAAAAACCATACAGATCTCCACTCGGAGGAGCAGAAATTAGAACTGCTTTTTAAAATTATCCAATACATCGAAAGACAGGTAGTTTTATTTGACAGTATTGAAGATGCCGCTTTTCCAAACCTTCATTCTGAAAGTGACAGCGGAACGGTGACCAACCTTTTCGAGCGCTCTCTTCAAGATCATAAACTGGAAAAGGTACGTGAAAAATTAAAAGATTTTACAGTGAAAGTTGTTTTCACAGCCCACCCTACACAGTTTTATCCAAGTTCAGTACAGCGTATTATTCAGGATCTGAGAAGTGCCATTACGACAGATTCTGTTACGAATATTGATACATTACTGCAGCAGCTGGGAAAAACTCCTTTTGTAAATAAAGAAAAACCAACTCCCATTGATGAAGCGTTAAGTATCATTTCTTATTTGAGATATGTATATTATGATACCATCGGAGAGCTGTTTACCAAAATAAAAACTACTTTTAGAAATGGAAATTTCCACCTTCATGAAGACCTGATCCAGCTTGGTTTCTGGCCGGGCGGTGATAGAGACGGGAATCCTTTTGTGACGGCAGATGTTACCAAAAGAGTAGCCGAAGAA
Coding sequences:
- a CDS encoding iron-containing alcohol dehydrogenase, encoding MLNFEFKNPTKILFGKGEIAKISKEIPADAKILMIYGGGSIKNNGVYDQVKEALANHEVFEFGGVPANPEYEILVNALSFIKEKNITYLLAVGGGSVIDGTKFLSAAANYNGEPWEILKKPVRTFEGEGMPFGSILTLPATGSEMNSGYVISRRETNEKLSSGGPGLFPEFSVLDPEVVRSIPKNQIVNGLTDAYTHVLEQYMTAPSSADLQERIAESILISLQETAPKVLKDDFDYDAAGNFMWCCTMALNGLIQKGVITEWAVHAMGHELTAYYGIDHARTLAVIAPSHYRYNFETKKGKLAQYAERVWGIKEGTVEEKAELGIQKMEEFFHSLNIKTKLSEYTEDYKGTAERIEKAFTERNWVGLGEHKKLTPQDAYKIVEMSY